One Brassica napus cultivar Da-Ae chromosome A5, Da-Ae, whole genome shotgun sequence DNA window includes the following coding sequences:
- the LOC106451831 gene encoding probable LRR receptor-like serine/threonine-protein kinase At1g29720 isoform X9, which produces MNNYAVKALGEIANTLGIKTLNLRNGDPCHLGILKFDDAQNPEGTNSIICDCTFNDSTTCHITELKLKTLSLPGKLPPELVKLQYLQSIDFCRNYLSGTIPMEWASLPYFSSMSLCANHLTGPLPAGLQNFKSLTFLGIEANQFSGPIPDELGSMTNLTKLHLASNQFNGSLPITLARLVNLKDFRVSDNNFSGTIPAYIGNWFGVQRLRHIHASGLKGPIPEAVARLKNLNELRISDTTGINVFPILSSGAIQTLTLRNVGLSGPIPSYIWSMPNLKNLDLSFNKLTGGVQELEKAPANTYLTGNMLSGNVGSALSIYEEANIDISYNNFSWSSTCKDKSNINTFRSSYLKNNLIGLLPCAGPMNCKRFVDQRSLHINCGGESTTVTNTSGKITYEADNSETKSVTNQHFQNWGISNTGLLSNDIYTISTSLTLPGGSPDFYKTARRSAISLVYYAFCLENGAYNVKLHFMEIQFTDEKLYSRLGRRIFDVYIQGELFLRDFNIKEEANGTLKPVVKEVSLNVTDHVLEIQLYWAGKGTTLIPERGNYGPLISAISLCHSSREPQCGAEITKHHTKNTLIFGVTGAVVAITILAFGLYALKRCRGDKNTTERVDLKAQGLQTVCFTWRQLQTATNNFDQANKLGEGGFGTVFKGELSDGTIIAVKQLSSNSCQGNREFVNEIGMISGLNHPNLVKLYGCCVEKNQLLLVYEYMENNSLALALYGNNSQTLDWETRQKICVGIARGLEFLHEGSMIRMVHRDIKTTNVLLDADLNAKISDFGLARLHEEEHSHISTKIAGTIGYMAPEYALWGQLTEKADVYSFGVVAMEIVSGKSNVKPQGNDDHVSLINWALALHQTGDAMEVVDPVLQGDFNSKEAVRMIKVALVCTNSSPALRPTMLEAVQMLEGEMEITPVMSDHGLYEHNLSISKMRVTTTIGSSSTSGVTNQTATTMKSDASGCDLYPLYPESMILNSTSDLSSSSL; this is translated from the exons AGATTTTTGCAGAAATTACCTTTCAGGAACAATCCCAATGGAGTGGGCTTCTTTGCCATACTTTTCTTCCAT GTCGCTCTGCGCGAATCATTTGACTGGGCCTTTACCAGCTGGTTTACAAAACTTTAAGAGTCTGACGTTCCT AGGAATTGAAGCCAACCAGTTCTCTGGTCCAATTCCTGATGAGCTTGGTAGTATGACCAACCTAACAAAACT GCATCTTGCATCCAATCAATTTAATGGAAGCTTGCCAATCACTCTAGCTAGACTGGTGAACCTTAAGGATTT TAGGGTAAGTGATAATAACTTCAGTGGTACCATCCCTGCATATATTGGCAACTGGTTTGGGGTTCAAAGGCT CAGACATATACATGCAAGTGGACTGAAAGGGCCTATTCCTGAAGCAGTTGCCCGGTTAAAAAATCTTAATGAACT GAGAATTAGTGATACGACTGGGATAAACGTATTTCCAATTCTATCCAGCGGAGCCATCCAAACCCT GACTTTGAGGAATGTGGGTTTGTCTGGTCCAATTCCATCTTACATCTGGAGTATGCCAAACCTAAAGAATCT TGATCTATCTTTTAACAAGTTGACTGGTGGAGTTCAAGAACTAGAAAAAGCACCCGCAAATAC CTATTTGACTGGAAACATGCTTTCGGGAAACGTTGGATCTGCTCTGTCAATCTACGAAGAAGCCAATAT TGATATCTCTTACAACAATTTCTCATGGTCTTCTACCTGCAAGGACAAAAG TAACATTAACACATTCCGGAGCTCATATTTGAAGAACAATTT AATTGGACTTCTTCCGTGCGCTGGTCCAATGAACTGCAAGAGAT TTGTAGATCAGCGCTCACTACATATAAATTGTGGTGGAGAAAGTACAACGGTTACAAACACTTCGGGTAAAATCACTTATGAAGCTGATAACAGTGAAACAAAATCCGTGACAAATCAACACTTTCAAAACTGGGGAATCAGTAACACAGGTCTGTTGTCGAATGACATATACACCATTTCCACTAGTTTAACTCTACCTGGAGGCTCCCCTGATTTTTATAAGACTGCACGTCGATCTGCTATTTCTCTGGTTTACTATGCGTTTTGTTTGGAAAATGGAGCCTACAATGTGAAACTCCATTTTATGGAGATTCAGTTTACAGACGAAAAACTATACAGTCGTCTAGGCAGACGCATATTTGACGTCTATATTCAG GGAGAATTGTTTTTAAGGGATTTTAACATAAAAGAGGAGGCTAATGGAACTCTAAAACCTGTTGTGAAAGAAGTGAGCTTGAACGTGACCGACCATGTGTTAGAGATTCAGTTATATTGGGCAGGGAAAGGGACAACTCTCATTCCCGAAAGAGGAAATTATGGTCCTCTTATATCTGCAATCTCTTTGTGTCACAGTA gccGGGAGCCACAATGTGGAG CGGAGATAACAAAGCACCACACTAAGAATACACTAATTTTTGGGGTAACGGGTGCCGTTGTAGCAATTACTATCTTGGCTTTTGGGTTATATGCTTTGAAAAGATGTAGAGGAGACAAGAACACGACAGAAAGAG TAGATCTGAAAGCCCAAGGTTTGCAAACTGTTTGCTTTACGTGGAGACAATTACAAACTGCAACAAACAATTTTGATCAAGCCAACAAACTTGGAGAAGGAGGTTTTGGAACCGTATTCAAA GGAGAGCTGTCGGATGGAACTATCATAGCAGTCAAACAGCTTTCTTCTAACTCATGCCAAGGAAACCGTGAATTTGTGAATGAGATAGGAATGATCTCAGGGTTGAACCATCCAAACCTTGTCAAGCTTTATGGATGTTGTGTCGAGAAGAATCAATTGCTACTCGTGTATGAATACATGGAAAACAATTCTCTTGCGCTTGCGTTGTATG GAAATAACTCTCAGACATTGGACTGGGAAACAAGACAAAAGATATGTGTTGGAATCGCAAGAGGGCTCGAATTCCTTCATGAAGGATCAATGATCAGAATGGTTCACCGTGACATAAAAACCACAAATGTCCTTCTAGACGCAGACCTAAATGCAAAGATATCTGACTTTGGATTGGCTAGGCTCCATGAAGAAGAACACAGTCACATTAGCACCAAAATTGCAGGAACCAT TGGATATATGGCTCCGGAATATGCACTATGGGGTCAATTAACAGAGAAAGCAGACGTGTACAGTTTCGGGGTTGTGGCAATGGAAATTGTTAGTGGGAAGAGTAATGTTAAACCGCAGGGAAATGATGATCATGTCTCGCTTATCAATTGG GCGCTGGCTCTACACCAGACAGGAGACGCAATGGAGGTTGTAGATCCAGTGCTCCAAGGTGATTTCAACAGTAAAGAAGCAGTAAGGATGATCAAAGTTGCTCTTGTCTGCACAAATTCATCACCTGCCTTAAGACCAACTATGTTAGAGGCCGTGCAAATGCTCGAGGGAGAGATGGAAATAACACCGGTAATGTCAGATCACGGTTTATATGAACACAACTTGAGCATCTCAAAGATGAGGGTCACTACTACAATTGGTAGCTCGAGCACGTCAGGCGTGACAAATCAAACAGCAACCACAATGAAATCTGATGCTTCTGGTTGTGATCTCTATCCACTATACCCTGAATCCATGATCCTGAACTCCACATCAGATCTTTCTTCCTCATCACTATAA